A genomic region of Exiguobacterium oxidotolerans JCM 12280 contains the following coding sequences:
- a CDS encoding ABC transporter ATP-binding protein: MIEVQHLSKSYRKKHILHQVSLEIEGIYGLLGPNGAGKTTLMKMLCGLTSITGGQIVIDGQSVVRRKYADVSDRVGFLPQDFNVYPTLKVEEVLLHFALLQGIMEMNQRQERVEEALRRVNLQDKAQTRMSELSGGMRRRVGIAQLLLRKPEILIFDEPTAGLDIEERIRFRNLLHELGVDHTIVISSHLVEDIEFLCTKIGIIKGGSVQFEGTPSELKAQAVGYIGQVDIMADDLGRWMQDERVVHLNEKGDVVEVRFLEDEATGISTIEPKLMDGYLMVMRRAT; this comes from the coding sequence ATGATTGAAGTGCAACATCTGTCCAAGTCTTACCGCAAAAAACACATTCTGCATCAAGTCTCGCTAGAAATCGAAGGTATCTATGGATTGCTTGGTCCAAACGGAGCCGGGAAAACAACATTAATGAAAATGCTCTGTGGATTGACGTCGATTACCGGCGGGCAGATTGTGATTGACGGTCAATCCGTTGTCCGGAGAAAGTATGCCGATGTTTCCGATCGAGTCGGTTTCCTACCGCAAGATTTTAATGTCTATCCGACTTTAAAAGTGGAAGAAGTACTTCTTCATTTTGCTTTATTGCAAGGAATCATGGAGATGAACCAGCGGCAGGAACGGGTGGAGGAAGCATTGAGACGCGTCAATCTGCAAGACAAAGCACAGACACGGATGAGTGAGTTGTCCGGAGGGATGCGCCGCCGGGTCGGTATTGCGCAACTGTTGTTGCGGAAACCGGAGATTTTAATTTTTGATGAGCCGACAGCTGGTTTAGATATCGAGGAACGGATTCGTTTTCGTAATCTGTTACATGAGTTGGGGGTAGACCACACGATTGTCATCTCCTCGCATCTCGTCGAGGACATCGAGTTCCTCTGTACAAAGATTGGGATTATCAAAGGTGGCTCCGTCCAGTTTGAAGGTACTCCGTCCGAGTTAAAAGCACAAGCGGTTGGCTACATCGGACAAGTTGACATCATGGCAGATGATCTTGGAAGGTGGATGCAGGATGAGCGTGTCGTACATTTAAATGAAAAAGGTGATGTTGTGGAAGTTCGTTTTTTAGAAGATGAGGCGACTGGCATTTCTACAATCGAACCGAAGTTAATGGATGGCTACTTGATGGTCATGCGACGTGCGACATGA
- a CDS encoding histidine phosphatase family protein, translated as MTTIYFVRHAESPKTDLDERTRGLTDGGQMAAQHVTTYLKDKKIDLFFSSPYQRSLLTIEAAARHFGKDILIDDDLRECAFSGRHQTMPQADVYPLVQHMFIDHAFSRDGSETFRSCQHRGIQALMLILQKNAGKRIVIGTHGLIMTTILHHFDAMYDFDFLRQTTKPDIYRLTFTGTKLVTVSRITLPLYD; from the coding sequence ATGACAACTATTTACTTTGTAAGGCACGCTGAATCTCCGAAAACCGATTTGGATGAACGAACACGCGGTTTAACTGATGGCGGACAAATGGCTGCACAACACGTCACAACCTACTTAAAAGATAAAAAGATTGATCTGTTTTTCTCCAGTCCGTATCAACGTTCATTGTTGACGATCGAAGCGGCAGCGCGTCATTTTGGGAAAGACATCTTGATTGATGACGACTTACGGGAATGTGCCTTTTCCGGACGACATCAGACGATGCCGCAAGCTGACGTCTATCCGCTCGTCCAACACATGTTTATCGATCATGCTTTTTCGCGTGACGGTTCGGAAACATTTCGTTCGTGTCAGCACCGTGGAATTCAGGCATTGATGTTGATTTTGCAAAAGAACGCTGGAAAACGAATCGTCATCGGTACGCACGGATTGATCATGACGACGATTCTCCATCATTTTGATGCGATGTACGATTTTGATTTTCTACGGCAGACGACAAAACCGGATATCTATCGACTTACCTTTACCGGAACAAAACTCGTAACTGTGTCACGGATTACATTGCCCCTTTATGATTGA
- a CDS encoding Cof-type HAD-IIB family hydrolase, whose product MRLFAIDLDGTLLHSTHIISKRNVSAIKRCQENRDIVVIATGRAAFDAAHLLRMHQLDCPIIGSNGAELRIEHEGITIRKNVYVPSDESEAILNCLLKQDVYLQIYLEDEILMTYDATNQLMKQIKKEQRTNPLFQADEFLQSVQPQLKQYGIREVTDFLNVDFAKVMKYMIVSPNATVLKQIQNDLSSQNCTVTCSGPFNLEVTANGSDKGMALQQFAERMGIPLSATVAIGDHHNDLPMFRVAGTSIAMGNAEDAVKRLATYKTGHHDDDGVAMALETFCSIQVGHKGVQDGKYY is encoded by the coding sequence ATGCGCTTATTTGCCATTGATTTAGACGGTACCTTGTTACACTCAACTCATATAATTTCAAAACGAAATGTCTCAGCCATCAAGCGATGTCAGGAGAACAGAGATATCGTCGTGATCGCGACAGGGCGAGCGGCGTTTGATGCAGCGCATCTGTTACGGATGCATCAGCTTGACTGTCCGATCATCGGTTCAAACGGAGCTGAACTCCGGATAGAACACGAAGGAATAACGATACGGAAAAATGTTTATGTCCCCTCTGATGAGAGTGAAGCCATCTTAAACTGTTTGCTGAAGCAGGACGTATATCTTCAAATTTACTTGGAAGACGAAATTCTGATGACGTATGACGCGACGAATCAGTTGATGAAACAAATCAAAAAGGAACAGAGAACCAATCCGTTGTTTCAAGCTGACGAATTCCTTCAATCCGTGCAACCACAATTGAAACAATACGGTATCCGGGAAGTAACGGATTTCTTAAATGTCGATTTCGCGAAAGTCATGAAATATATGATCGTCAGTCCGAACGCAACCGTACTGAAACAGATTCAAAATGACTTATCATCGCAAAACTGTACCGTTACATGTTCCGGCCCATTTAACCTCGAGGTAACGGCGAACGGAAGCGATAAAGGTATGGCATTGCAACAATTTGCTGAACGGATGGGAATTCCACTGTCGGCAACCGTAGCGATCGGCGATCATCACAATGACTTGCCGATGTTTCGGGTGGCCGGGACAAGTATTGCAATGGGGAATGCGGAAGACGCCGTTAAACGACTGGCGACTTACAAGACAGGACATCATGATGACGATGGAGTTGCCATGGCGTTAGAAACGTTCTGTTCGATTCAAGTCGGACATAAAGGAGTACAGGATGGCAAATATTACTGA
- a CDS encoding LacI family DNA-binding transcriptional regulator, translating into MANITEIAKTAGVSRSTVSRVLNNQPYVIAEKREAVLRAMKLLDYRPNQNAVHLSRGKTNVIGVMVPQINHPFFSQLIEGIGIACAEQNISMLIHQTFNDRQQEQLSFTQLRHKQIDGLIIGSSVSPPEVLERVRRDGPVVICEQREESLAQVAVDHQSGVLAVLSHLVEKGHSSLGLCLGNPASGVGLIRRHTFKAFVQEHGLLVSPDWYFEENYSFADGQKVMNQLLTLTDRPTAMIVGNDYVAAGIIHQAKQEGVKIPDMLAVTGFDNQAIAEAIGMTTVAQPIERLGKEAVQVLNQLIRGKEMPVSQPMPLELIVRGTT; encoded by the coding sequence ATGGCAAATATTACTGAGATTGCAAAAACCGCCGGCGTTTCCCGCTCGACGGTCTCCCGTGTGTTGAACAATCAGCCATATGTCATTGCTGAAAAACGGGAGGCTGTCTTACGGGCAATGAAGCTACTGGATTACCGGCCGAATCAAAACGCGGTTCATTTGTCGCGTGGCAAAACAAATGTCATCGGTGTGATGGTCCCGCAAATCAACCATCCGTTTTTCAGTCAACTGATCGAGGGCATCGGTATTGCCTGTGCCGAACAGAACATTTCGATGCTCATCCATCAAACGTTTAATGACAGGCAACAGGAACAGCTGTCGTTTACACAACTGCGGCATAAACAAATCGACGGGCTGATCATCGGATCGTCAGTCAGTCCGCCGGAAGTACTTGAGCGTGTTCGACGCGATGGTCCGGTCGTAATCTGCGAACAGCGGGAAGAAAGTCTCGCGCAGGTCGCTGTTGATCATCAAAGCGGAGTCTTAGCAGTGTTATCTCATTTAGTGGAAAAGGGGCATTCTTCTCTCGGACTGTGTCTCGGAAATCCGGCGAGCGGAGTTGGTTTGATTCGCCGTCATACTTTCAAAGCGTTCGTTCAGGAACACGGACTACTCGTTTCGCCGGATTGGTATTTTGAGGAGAACTATTCCTTTGCCGATGGACAAAAGGTCATGAATCAGTTGTTGACGCTCACAGACCGACCAACGGCGATGATTGTCGGCAACGATTATGTCGCTGCCGGCATCATTCATCAGGCGAAACAAGAAGGTGTTAAAATTCCGGATATGCTTGCTGTGACCGGTTTTGACAATCAGGCGATTGCGGAGGCGATAGGGATGACGACCGTTGCCCAACCGATTGAACGACTCGGAAAAGAAGCGGTCCAAGTGCTCAATCAGTTGATCCGAGGAAAAGAAATGCCCGTCAGTCAGCCGATGCCACTTGAACTGATTGTGCGTGGAACGACATAA
- the sstT gene encoding serine/threonine transporter SstT, with protein sequence MKVLKRWNRISLVKQIVIGLIFGIILAVSIPETAKSLTIFGTLFVSALKAVAPVLVFFLVMAAIVQHKKGQQTNMKSIIFLYLLGTFLAGSIAVIISFLFPVSITLTESAEKLAAPDNAVDVLRTLVLNVVDNPVNALINANYIGILAWAIVLGLALKNASDTTKTFISNISDSIAQVVGWIIKLAPLGIMGIVIGSVTENGLKSLLDYGNLLLVLIGTMLVVALVVNPLIVFINVRQNPYPLVFKCLRESGITAFFTRSSAANIPVNMELCKKLGLDKETYGISIPLGATINMGGAAITISVLTLAAVNTLDIAVDLPTAILLSVLAAVCACGASGVAGGSLLLIPLACSLFGIPNDLAMQVVAVGLIISVLQDSFETGLNSSTDVLFTATAEYKKRLKEGEQLSINRSVMAAETAEKVVNS encoded by the coding sequence ATGAAAGTGTTGAAAAGATGGAACCGGATTAGTTTAGTGAAACAAATTGTAATTGGCTTAATTTTTGGTATTATCTTAGCGGTATCGATTCCTGAAACCGCAAAATCCTTAACCATCTTTGGCACACTGTTTGTTTCCGCATTGAAGGCAGTCGCACCTGTTTTAGTATTTTTCCTAGTCATGGCTGCGATTGTACAACATAAAAAGGGACAGCAGACGAACATGAAGTCGATCATCTTCCTGTATCTTCTCGGTACGTTCCTAGCGGGATCGATTGCTGTCATCATCAGCTTCCTGTTCCCTGTCTCCATCACGCTGACGGAGAGTGCAGAGAAATTGGCTGCTCCGGATAATGCCGTCGACGTGCTCCGGACACTCGTCCTGAACGTGGTCGACAATCCTGTCAACGCATTGATCAATGCCAACTATATCGGCATTTTAGCGTGGGCAATCGTCTTAGGGTTAGCACTTAAAAATGCCTCAGATACGACGAAGACGTTCATCTCGAACATCTCCGACTCAATCGCACAAGTCGTCGGGTGGATCATTAAACTCGCTCCACTTGGCATCATGGGAATCGTCATCGGTTCGGTGACGGAAAATGGTCTTAAATCACTGCTTGATTACGGTAATTTATTATTGGTCCTGATCGGGACGATGCTCGTCGTTGCACTGGTCGTCAATCCATTAATCGTTTTCATCAATGTCCGTCAAAATCCCTATCCGCTCGTCTTCAAGTGTCTCCGTGAGAGCGGGATTACGGCCTTCTTCACACGGAGCTCGGCAGCGAACATACCGGTCAACATGGAACTCTGTAAAAAGCTTGGCCTCGATAAAGAGACCTACGGGATTTCGATTCCGCTCGGTGCGACGATCAATATGGGCGGCGCGGCAATCACGATTTCCGTCTTGACGCTTGCAGCGGTCAACACGCTAGATATCGCGGTCGATCTTCCGACAGCCATTCTCTTAAGCGTCTTAGCTGCCGTTTGTGCATGCGGAGCTTCCGGCGTTGCAGGTGGATCGCTCCTCCTGATTCCGCTCGCTTGTAGCCTGTTCGGGATTCCGAATGATTTAGCGATGCAGGTCGTAGCCGTCGGACTGATCATCAGTGTCCTGCAAGATTCGTTTGAGACAGGACTCAACTCGTCAACAGACGTTTTATTCACAGCGACAGCTGAATATAAAAAACGTTTGAAGGAAGGGGAACAACTGTCGATCAACCGATCGGTCATGGCTGCAGAAACAGCTGAAAAAGTCGTCAATAGCTGA
- a CDS encoding DUF2750 domain-containing protein, whose amino-acid sequence MKQQIGLPGITEERLQEIESELGFELPKELRNRYKRENKFSVGEWEFHPIKDEQYIKRTWDDLVRVNKEDSDDYPEGFFRIAADGSGDELGYQLPNTETIVLWDHEEQELLPVAPTLKAFIEKEQQVDRSAEQAELFLQTVLETGVVYGLSKFEQSGWAYCPSNQDETDVLLFFSTEASAKALQTKEWANYHLIRLDVDLLVEGWLPNMIDDGLYCGLNWEPELVGLELDPEDVLADLEG is encoded by the coding sequence ATGAAACAGCAAATCGGCTTACCAGGCATCACGGAAGAACGACTCCAAGAGATAGAGTCAGAACTCGGCTTCGAGCTTCCGAAAGAACTACGAAACAGGTACAAGCGCGAAAACAAGTTCAGCGTCGGTGAATGGGAATTTCATCCGATCAAGGACGAGCAATATATCAAACGGACATGGGACGATCTCGTTCGTGTCAACAAGGAGGACTCGGATGATTATCCAGAAGGGTTCTTCCGGATTGCGGCGGACGGAAGTGGTGACGAACTCGGGTATCAGCTTCCGAATACGGAGACGATCGTCTTGTGGGATCACGAGGAACAAGAATTGTTGCCGGTAGCGCCGACGTTGAAGGCGTTCATTGAAAAAGAACAACAAGTGGACCGTAGTGCAGAACAAGCAGAACTCTTCTTACAGACGGTTCTTGAGACAGGCGTTGTTTATGGGCTATCAAAGTTCGAACAGTCGGGCTGGGCGTATTGTCCGTCAAATCAAGACGAGACGGACGTGCTGTTATTCTTTTCGACGGAAGCGTCGGCAAAAGCACTGCAGACGAAGGAATGGGCGAACTATCATCTGATTCGTTTAGACGTCGACCTGCTCGTTGAAGGATGGTTACCGAACATGATCGACGACGGACTGTATTGCGGACTGAATTGGGAACCGGAGCTCGTCGGACTTGAGCTTGATCCGGAAGATGTTCTGGCAGATCTGGAAGGTTAA
- a CDS encoding ankyrin repeat domain-containing protein, whose amino-acid sequence MPKKSLQDHAFYGNIKKLKKCIDRGDDLDALDEEGNSALHWAIEEGYDEIVTLLLEHRADINRQSRDGLMPLHLALYENRSAIAMQLIDGGAAIDFDGHGFTALHFIAARSGNKRVLRRLLEDCTRVDWQTDDGVGYTPLHYAAQEGKVKKIVMLAAAGADVNRIEMNGFTPLHLAAGEGHVKAVEALLAAGADIEIENRLDDNNTALMLASQYGLTDITKVLLAHGAERDHQDAKGRTALDFALKHRYPEIIKLFQTIHRGK is encoded by the coding sequence GTGCCTAAAAAATCACTGCAGGACCATGCTTTTTACGGAAACATCAAAAAGCTGAAAAAGTGTATCGACCGCGGGGACGATCTGGATGCACTGGATGAAGAAGGAAATTCGGCATTGCACTGGGCAATCGAGGAAGGGTATGACGAAATCGTCACGCTTTTGCTTGAGCACCGCGCAGACATCAACCGACAGAGCCGGGACGGGTTAATGCCGTTGCACCTTGCGTTGTATGAAAACCGGTCCGCTATCGCAATGCAACTGATTGATGGTGGTGCCGCTATTGATTTTGACGGACACGGATTCACGGCGTTGCACTTCATCGCCGCGCGCTCCGGCAACAAACGAGTCTTGCGTCGTTTACTTGAAGATTGCACACGTGTTGATTGGCAGACGGATGACGGAGTAGGTTATACACCTCTGCATTATGCCGCACAGGAAGGAAAAGTAAAGAAGATTGTCATGCTGGCAGCGGCAGGAGCTGATGTCAATCGCATCGAAATGAACGGATTCACACCATTGCACCTCGCAGCAGGAGAAGGACATGTCAAAGCGGTAGAGGCGTTACTGGCGGCAGGGGCAGACATCGAAATCGAAAATCGATTAGACGATAACAATACAGCTTTGATGCTCGCCAGTCAGTATGGTCTGACGGACATCACGAAAGTGTTGCTGGCACACGGTGCAGAGCGGGATCATCAGGATGCAAAAGGGCGAACGGCGCTCGACTTTGCATTGAAACACCGGTATCCGGAAATCATTAAGCTGTTCCAAACCATACATAGGGGGAAATAA
- a CDS encoding TerC family protein encodes MTLLIVFLAIVFIMLALDLGVFHRKAHEVSLREAWTWTFVWIGLAVAFGGWLFYAQGSDAAIEYTSVYFIEKALAIDNVFVFSLVFAYFAIPLKYQHKVLFWGILGAILFRVIFIVAGVSLLDNFAWVYYIFGAFLVYTGYMMFKNIGQETSLEENKTVRWLEKRLPITQDISSGKFTQRINGKLFFTPLLIALIFIEISDIVFAVDSVAASFAYSRDPFIIFYANIMAILGLRSLYFVLANLIDRFYYLKHGLSFMLVFIGAKMILGDVYKMPIWMSLGTIVLVILISVFYSFYKTKPGN; translated from the coding sequence TTGACACTATTGATTGTATTTTTAGCGATCGTCTTCATCATGCTCGCACTGGACCTTGGCGTATTTCACAGGAAAGCTCATGAGGTTTCGCTTCGAGAAGCTTGGACCTGGACGTTCGTCTGGATCGGACTCGCCGTCGCCTTTGGCGGTTGGTTATTCTATGCGCAAGGCAGCGACGCCGCAATCGAATACACGAGCGTTTATTTCATCGAAAAGGCGCTCGCGATTGATAACGTCTTCGTCTTCTCACTCGTCTTTGCGTACTTTGCGATTCCACTGAAGTATCAGCACAAAGTCTTGTTCTGGGGTATTCTCGGTGCCATCCTCTTCCGCGTCATCTTCATCGTCGCCGGCGTGTCGCTTCTTGATAACTTTGCTTGGGTCTACTACATCTTCGGTGCGTTCCTCGTCTACACCGGTTACATGATGTTCAAGAACATCGGGCAGGAAACGTCGCTTGAAGAGAACAAGACGGTCCGTTGGCTTGAAAAGCGTTTGCCGATCACACAAGACATCTCGTCCGGTAAGTTCACGCAGCGAATCAACGGCAAGTTGTTCTTCACACCGCTGTTGATCGCGTTGATCTTCATCGAGATCTCGGATATCGTCTTTGCCGTCGACTCGGTCGCAGCAAGCTTTGCCTATTCGCGTGACCCGTTCATCATCTTCTATGCGAACATTATGGCAATCCTTGGTCTCCGTAGTCTCTACTTCGTCCTCGCGAACCTGATCGACCGCTTCTACTACCTGAAGCACGGACTCAGCTTCATGCTCGTCTTCATCGGAGCGAAGATGATTCTCGGTGATGTCTACAAAATGCCGATTTGGATGTCGCTTGGAACGATCGTCCTCGTCATTTTGATCAGCGTCTTCTACAGTTTCTATAAAACAAAGCCAGGAAATTAA
- a CDS encoding class I SAM-dependent methyltransferase — MEKTSAINKTAWEYRAYEFWRQRDGAPLDKANEILINPKASLKKHQDYFQEVTGKRIANLCGSNGRKAVPLALLGADVTVFDISEENRRYALELAACAGTEIEYIVGDIHDIDLQTYQHQFDILYLEGGILHYFHDLEAFASILFALLKPGGKLILSDYHPIKRCIDGESQYIPRYFGQEIYEAEIAYQSHFDPAEQTEFPKVMLRHYTMSEIVNTVIRSGFTLAQLDEHRGWNGENIPWEFTLVATR, encoded by the coding sequence ATGGAAAAAACAAGTGCCATCAACAAAACCGCCTGGGAGTACCGGGCTTATGAATTTTGGCGACAACGTGACGGGGCGCCGCTGGATAAAGCAAACGAGATTTTGATTAACCCGAAAGCAAGTCTTAAAAAACATCAGGACTATTTTCAAGAAGTGACCGGCAAACGGATTGCTAACCTGTGTGGTTCGAACGGTCGCAAAGCGGTTCCACTGGCGTTACTCGGTGCTGACGTCACGGTCTTCGACATCTCGGAAGAAAACCGCCGTTATGCGCTTGAGCTTGCGGCCTGTGCCGGGACGGAAATTGAATACATCGTTGGTGATATTCATGACATCGACTTGCAAACCTATCAGCATCAGTTCGATATCCTGTATCTTGAAGGCGGGATATTACATTACTTTCATGACCTGGAGGCGTTCGCGTCGATTTTGTTTGCCTTGCTCAAGCCGGGCGGGAAGCTGATTTTAAGCGACTATCACCCGATCAAACGTTGTATTGATGGGGAGTCACAGTACATCCCGCGTTATTTCGGTCAGGAGATATATGAAGCGGAAATTGCGTACCAATCGCATTTTGATCCGGCTGAACAAACGGAGTTTCCGAAGGTGATGCTGCGGCACTATACGATGAGTGAGATTGTGAACACGGTCATCCGGAGCGGCTTCACCCTCGCACAACTGGACGAGCACCGGGGCTGGAACGGCGAAAACATCCCGTGGGAATTCACGCTCGTCGCGACAAGATAA
- a CDS encoding MFS transporter encodes MNQLNPRAEREQVPQNGRFALLALAISAFGIGTTEFVPVGLLAAIADDLNIGITLAGLIISGYAIGVAVGAPILTALTNRMNRKTLLMALMVVFIAGNLVSAVAPSFELLIVARFITAFSHGVFFSIGATIAVQLVPEHKKASAIALMFTGLTVATVTGVPLGTFIGQSFGWRATFFAVAALGIISIIASFFLIPKDLKQSPPAKFSDMFKLLTNGRLMLGFLITALGYGGTFVAFTYLTPIMQDVTKISPSLISIILLVYGIAVAIGNAVGGKLANGNPIKALFYMFIVHAIVMIAMSFMIPFKVAGIIGIILMGLLAFMNVPGLQLYIVQLAEKYVPAAVDVASALNIAAFNIGIALGATIGGFVADTIGLVHTPWVGGIMVILAVILTAVSRRLERL; translated from the coding sequence ATGAATCAATTAAATCCGCGTGCCGAACGGGAACAGGTCCCGCAAAACGGCCGCTTCGCCCTGCTCGCACTTGCAATTAGCGCTTTTGGTATCGGTACGACGGAGTTTGTTCCCGTCGGACTGCTCGCAGCGATCGCCGATGACTTAAATATCGGTATTACACTCGCTGGTCTCATCATTTCCGGTTACGCGATCGGTGTCGCCGTCGGTGCGCCGATTTTGACTGCTTTAACAAATCGGATGAACCGCAAGACGTTACTGATGGCATTGATGGTCGTCTTCATCGCCGGTAATCTCGTCTCTGCCGTCGCTCCCAGTTTTGAACTGTTGATCGTCGCCCGTTTCATCACGGCGTTTTCGCACGGCGTCTTCTTCTCAATCGGTGCGACGATTGCCGTCCAGCTTGTACCGGAACATAAGAAAGCCAGTGCGATTGCCTTGATGTTCACAGGATTAACTGTCGCGACCGTTACAGGTGTGCCACTCGGGACGTTCATTGGTCAATCGTTCGGCTGGCGCGCGACATTTTTTGCCGTCGCAGCACTTGGAATCATTTCCATCATCGCCAGCTTCTTCTTGATTCCGAAAGACTTGAAACAATCTCCACCTGCTAAGTTCTCCGACATGTTCAAATTGTTGACGAACGGACGCTTAATGCTCGGTTTCTTGATCACGGCTCTTGGTTACGGCGGAACGTTCGTCGCCTTCACGTATTTAACACCAATCATGCAGGACGTAACGAAAATCAGCCCAAGCTTGATCAGTATCATTCTGCTCGTCTACGGGATTGCCGTTGCAATCGGCAACGCCGTCGGCGGAAAGCTTGCGAATGGTAATCCAATCAAAGCATTGTTCTATATGTTCATCGTCCATGCGATCGTCATGATCGCGATGTCCTTCATGATTCCGTTTAAAGTCGCCGGCATCATCGGCATTATTCTAATGGGGCTGCTCGCCTTCATGAACGTCCCGGGACTCCAGCTCTATATCGTCCAGTTGGCAGAAAAATATGTCCCGGCAGCGGTCGATGTCGCTTCAGCCCTAAACATCGCCGCTTTTAATATCGGAATTGCACTCGGTGCAACGATCGGCGGATTCGTCGCCGATACGATCGGACTCGTCCACACACCGTGGGTCGGCGGCATCATGGTCATTCTGGCCGTCATCTTGACTGCCGTTTCACGTCGTCTTGAACGCCTGTAA
- a CDS encoding winged helix-turn-helix transcriptional regulator — protein sequence MAYNIPVEATLQVIGGKWKVVIMCHLIKGERRTSELKKLMPNITQKMLTQQLRELEQDGVIIRTVYEQVPPKVIYSLSEYGWSLRPILDAMCAWGEGHIDLTGEEVVSS from the coding sequence ATGGCCTACAACATTCCGGTCGAAGCGACGCTACAAGTCATCGGAGGCAAATGGAAAGTCGTCATCATGTGTCATCTCATTAAAGGCGAACGCCGGACAAGCGAATTGAAAAAACTGATGCCGAACATCACGCAGAAAATGTTGACGCAACAACTACGGGAACTCGAACAGGACGGTGTCATCATCCGGACCGTTTACGAACAGGTTCCGCCGAAAGTCATCTATTCCTTATCCGAATACGGTTGGTCGTTGCGCCCAATCTTAGACGCGATGTGCGCCTGGGGGGAAGGACATATCGATTTGACGGGCGAGGAAGTCGTGTCTTCTTAA
- a CDS encoding type I restriction endonuclease: MGKFSSDIRLVSQRIQQIQHSISTEEATKTALIMPFFQTLGYDVFNPAEFTPEYIADVGIKKGEKVDYAIMDQGQPTILIEAKSIREPLTKHDSQLFRYYGTTQAKFAILTNGDTYRFYTDLETPNVMDTVPFFEITLSTIKDNEIKELYKFKKQEFNVNTILSTAEELKYLSAIKEQLKTQSQLPSDEFIRLLIQDCYQGIKTQTVVDKFRPIVSKAFTQFMNENMNERIKHVISGDSESSTVSVPSSPELEAENTIDESVVDIPSQPSIETTQEEIEGYATVKVLLGSTVDKNRIFYRDNASYFNILIDDSNRKWVCRLHLNSLTNKYITFRDEPNVRHKINEVYEIEQYKERLSDIVNEIIAST; encoded by the coding sequence TTGGGAAAATTTTCTTCGGATATTCGTTTGGTCTCTCAAAGGATTCAACAAATTCAACATTCGATTTCTACCGAAGAAGCTACTAAAACTGCTTTAATTATGCCGTTTTTTCAAACGTTGGGTTATGACGTATTTAATCCGGCAGAGTTTACTCCTGAGTATATTGCTGACGTCGGAATAAAAAAGGGTGAAAAGGTTGATTATGCAATCATGGATCAGGGACAGCCGACTATTCTTATTGAAGCTAAATCAATCCGAGAACCTCTCACGAAACATGATTCGCAACTGTTTAGGTACTATGGAACGACGCAAGCTAAGTTTGCTATTTTAACGAATGGCGATACTTATCGATTCTACACGGATTTAGAAACACCTAACGTAATGGATACTGTTCCATTCTTTGAAATTACACTGTCTACCATTAAAGATAATGAAATCAAAGAGCTGTACAAATTTAAAAAACAAGAATTTAACGTCAACACGATTCTCTCTACAGCAGAGGAACTAAAATATTTAAGCGCGATTAAAGAACAGTTAAAAACACAATCACAGTTACCGAGCGACGAGTTTATTAGATTACTGATTCAAGACTGCTATCAAGGGATTAAAACGCAAACTGTGGTTGATAAGTTTAGACCTATCGTTTCAAAAGCGTTTACGCAGTTCATGAATGAGAATATGAATGAACGAATCAAACATGTGATTTCAGGAGACTCGGAATCATCGACGGTTTCTGTTCCTTCCTCACCAGAGTTAGAAGCAGAAAATACCATCGATGAATCGGTTGTAGATATTCCATCACAGCCTTCGATTGAAACCACACAAGAAGAAATTGAGGGGTATGCGACCGTAAAAGTGTTACTTGGATCGACAGTCGATAAAAATCGGATTTTTTATCGGGATAACGCGAGCTACTTTAACATTCTGATTGATGATAGTAATCGGAAATGGGTCTGTCGTTTGCACCTTAATTCATTAACAAATAAATATATAACTTTCCGTGATGAACCGAATGTGCGACATAAAATTAATGAAGTATATGAAATCGAACAATATAAAGAGCGCTTATCAGATATCGTCAACGAAATCATTGCTTCAACTTAA